The genomic window tataacatattttttgaaatttgtattgctttctattttatttttaggataaaaaatttTCTGTGATAAAattcgaaaaagaaaaaataaatttaaacaccAATACtaacatggaaaaaataaaatactataaaaaatttaaaaattctggGTTAGGCATTTCTAATGAATACTGaatctattaatattattggtTTGATACAATAGAAACGAtacaaataaacataattacaaTAACCACGTACATTATctcttaaataaaattacaataatatagttaaattataaaataattaattatatataattctccAACACATTGAACCGTATTGTACAATGACAAGAACGAAGCACTCAAAATAAGAAACGAAGTTCAACTACGAGCACATGAAATCAAGatccaattgaataaataagATTAATCAAAGATAATACACAGAAACGAAgcactaaaaatattttgttttaagtttacAAGCTCACATGACAAAGGGCAGAATGCAATGTATCAAATTTCAGAAAATCTAAAcactaataattatatatatatatatatatatgtcgtTTCACTACCTTACCATGATACATTGTATCTCCTTGTTAAATCCTTAATTTGCCAAAAACATTAttgtatatttgattttatgatagtttttgctactatgatttgaaaaaataaattaaataaattataaattataattttataatcaatgttttaaattattatttttaatgtaactCGTACAAACAAACAATGAGTTATTAAGAGTCTATTGGTAATTATgactgttttttaaagtattttttatttaaaaatatatcaaaataatattttttatttttaaaaaattatttttaatactaacaaatttaaaaaattttaaaaaataaaaatatttttaaaataaaaaaaccaaattttaaagaatGCTTGCTGGTAAGCAAACACAACCTACACAACGACAGAGGCAAAATACACAGTGAGCACTGCAAAACGTACAGTTAAAATTGCTGCAACAACAGCAGACACAACCGAGTAATTATCTCAAAACCAAAGGGCACTTTCGAACTCAACTCTCTATAAAAAACCTTCTCCCTCCAACTGTCTAAGACCCCTAAACACTTTCTCTCgccttcaaaaattaaaaccataCAGAAACAACTCAAAGCACTCCAAGCCCGAAACTACTGTATTTTCCTCCTGGTTTCcatcaaaatctaaattttctaggaaaatgGCAGCTGGGCAAGCAAAATGCACCAAAATCCGCCACATAGTGAGGCTTCGCCAAATGCTAAGACGTTGGCGAAACAAGGCACGCATGTCAGCCAATCGCATACCATCAGACGTTCCAGCAGGACATGTGGCAGTCTGTGTAGGGACTAGTTGCCGGAGATTTGTGGTGCGAGCGACGTACTTGAACCACCCCATCTTTAAAAAGCTCCTGGTACAAGCCGAGGAAGAGTTTGGCTTTTCTAACCAAGGCCCATTAGTGATCCCGTGCGATGAGGCCGTTTTTGAGGAAGTGATTCGATACATTTCACGGTCTGAGAATGGAAAATCCGGCCGGTTTGTGAACCTTGAGGATTTGCAGAGATACTGCCACGTTGGTGTTAAAAATGCTAAGCTTGATTTTTGGACCGATTCAAGACCTTTGCTTCATGCTGACAAGACATTCTGGTAAGGTGAAAAGAAGGGCacgccaagaaaaaaataaagagagaaaagaacctCTGATTCTGACCCGGGGTACTCAGTCCGAGTCTGGGAAGCTCTCCACCGTAAATTTGGAAATAGAATATAGTTGCCgagttaaaaattcattttgactCGTTAGGTTTTCATGATCTGTTGGGCTTTGCTTACCTGTGTACAAAGAGGTGAGTTTGctgggttttctttctttctttctttctttcttttttgtcttgagAAATTAATGGGACTGGTTGGAGAGTTACCGAGTCAAACTCCGGAGAACGCAAGGAGATGGCAAGATGGGGTGGGTGAGTCAACCACCGAGTCGTCCCGGGTTCTGAATCGGAGAGTAAGGAAACTACTGAAGACTCTTGAAATATTAGACAGAGAGACCAAGAAAAGAAGTGATTATTGACTGAGCCACTTTTGTAAATTCtgttatttattgattgattaatgaaataatattgtagagataaaatttattaatttcaacatgcTTTGATTATTATGTATTAATCTTCACAATAATGGAATTactaatttcatttctttttaattaatgcgcagaaataaagaaagataaaagttCTTTAGTTGAAGAATTGAATTGCTGATGGCTTTTCTATTTactttattaaagaataaatttcatttcttttattatttatgccTTTTCTATTTACTTTATTAAAGAATTGAATTGCTAATGGCTATAGTTagctaatttaaatttattaatgagtCTTAGCTACTTtagtattttctatattttttaaaaaaatcgaatGCAGACTTTTATTGTATGggtgaaaaaatttgaaagggTTGAAtgtttggatatatatatttttattattattaatataaatatctgaATTAACTTGCACATCTTTACTCGAATTTACTATCAGTAACTCTACCGTCATATATTATTCTGTAAAGGGTTTTTCAATCATGGTAGGCATTGTCGTGGGAGTTATAATTGGCATCAACCCACGTGAAAGAAAACGCATCATTGGCTTTGTTTCACCTGATTCAACTTTGTCTTCTTAACCCTTTAAATTATTGTGCTTGACTTCTCTGTGGGAAGATATTGCCATGGGACAAAACACTGCTTGAACTTGGAAAGATCTCTCTGTTGATTTGTTTTGGAGTCAAAAGTTAGGGCCATTAACCCATATTGCTATGAAGGAATCCCTATCTCATAGGCAGAAACAGCACATCTTTCTTCCACAGTTCCTGTTAGAAAGCTCCTCTGGTTACTGTTTGGAAATAGTAGAAATTAACGAGAACACagagaaaagatttcttttttgtttagaaaatacaaaaaatcataCAGAAATGGTTCTGgagatgagtttttttatatgtttatgttctttgtatttttagacACTAACCAAACACATAATGTAACTGTGAAAGGTAATGTTATTGAATTCTGTTTCAAAATTACTTCCTAAGAACTTATATTTTAAAGGGAAGTGCGggaattttattaatattaataaaatacaaataaaacacTGTAAGAATTTCATACATTGAACGAGCAATCgctaaaaaatctcaagaacaTTATAGTAACATAACTCAATTgtgtattttcttctttttctttttgtttcgtATCATTGCTTGATTATTAGTTAGTTGCTGTATTTTATTACAAGgtgtatttatttatcatcCAAACTCACTGTCGTAGAAGATAGTCAAGGAAAATGCCAAACCACTGTGCTGCCAGACAATTATAAATGACTCTTCTTTGTTGATCTTTGACTGTCTTCTTCCTTTCAAAGGGCGAATGCACAGAACCAAGAGGCTGCGGCTCCTCTTCCAATACAGCCCATATGGCCCTGGTTAAGAAATTAGAGGCATGTCAGTTTTCAATCAAGTAAATCCACTACCTTAAGGTGGGACAATCAAGCCAGTAACTTGGTCAAAAGCACTTAAATTACGGGTTAGCATTGTTTTCCCTGTTACGTGCTGCATTTGCATGTGAAAGAGCATCACGAATTCGAGTCATCTACACTAAACTGATCCACCACAGATAAAGGGCAATCTTCGTTACTTGAAAATGACAATTCAAATATACCATTTAACAAGACAAATTCCCTACTTGTAGTGTCCGACCCCTACAAAGTGGTGGATGTCTTCATCGGTGATCATTCACCTGCTTAAGCTCATTTAAGAGTGcgtttgacagtgtggtagcggttgcttttcaaatagcttttcgtgccgaaatacatgccaatgatgttttttcattttttaaaaatcatttttgacatcagcacatcaaaacgattcaaaaagtacaaaccgcactcaattttaacaaaaaaaaaaattaaaatttgataaaacacAGTTACAAACGCAATACCAAACGGTACCTAAGTCTAACTATAAGAGATCATACACTAAACTGATCCACCACTAAACTGATCCACCACAGATGAAGGGCAAACTTCGTTGAAAATGACAATTGAAATAATACCAATTAACAAGACAAATTCCCTAGCTACTTGTAGTGTCCGACCCCTACAAAGTGGTGGCTGTCTTCATCGGTGATCATTCACCTTAAGCTCATTTAAGTCTAACTATCAGAGATCTTTAAGGGATGCTTGATGATTTGTACTCGAAGAAGTACTAGAACCTGGAGTAGTGGGGAGCCGTCACTTTCTTGGAGTATTTTCAAGAGAGAAAATGGAGGTCAATTTGTAGTATAAATGGGCTTGGTTTTATTGCTTTGTGGTGGCCGAAATGGAGTCGAGTTCCCTGCTATAATAGTACTGTCCAGTGATAATAGAATCTGATTATGGtagattttctttcatttcagcTCTAAAAGGAGGATGATTTCACATGGTTGGTTCAAGTGATGATTACAACGTGTCAGGTAGATATTTGATCAATGATATATTCTGCATTAAAAAGAAGAGCATTGCTTGTGTCTCTGCGcaccttaaaataatttaaagacaGAAATATGGACTGAAGACAAATTTCTCAATCCCATTTACAGttattctgtttttttgttttaaaaatattttttaaaaaattattttttttattttaaattaatttttttaaagtgtttttatatcgttttgaatttttgatatgttaatattaaaaataaatttt from Populus trichocarpa isolate Nisqually-1 chromosome 5, P.trichocarpa_v4.1, whole genome shotgun sequence includes these protein-coding regions:
- the LOC7493953 gene encoding auxin-induced protein 6B, with the translated sequence MAAGQAKCTKIRHIVRLRQMLRRWRNKARMSANRIPSDVPAGHVAVCVGTSCRRFVVRATYLNHPIFKKLLVQAEEEFGFSNQGPLVIPCDEAVFEEVIRYISRSENGKSGRFVNLEDLQRYCHVGVKNAKLDFWTDSRPLLHADKTFW